The DNA region CCATATTTTTAAGAGGTAAAGGAGAAGGATGGATTACCTGTGAGTATAATATGCTTCCTAGAGCAACGCAGATTCGTAAAATTAGAGATATAACAAGGGGAAAAATAGATGGAAGAACTATGGAGATACAAAGACTCATAGGAAGAGTTTTAAGGTCAGTAGTTGATCTCAAGGCGCTTGGAGAAAAGACCCTTTGGATTGATTGCGATGTAATTCAGGCAGATGGCGGTACACGTACTACTGCTATTACTGGTGCATTTATAGCTATAGTAGATGCGGTAAATAAATTGCATAGGAAAAAGAATTTCAAGGTATATCCTATTAGAAAATATTTGAGTGCCATAAGTGTAGGTATAGTAAATAATGAAAAACTCTTAGATCTGTGTTACGCGGAAGATTCCAATGCACAGGTGGATATGAATATTGCAATGACAGATGATGGAGAATTTGTGGAAATACAGGGCACTGGAGAGGAAAAACCCTTTTCAAGAAAAGATTTGAATCAACTAATGGATTTGGGAGAAAATGGC from Clostridium pasteurianum BC1 includes:
- the rph gene encoding ribonuclease PH; the protein is MRFDGRKFDQMRPVNVIRNYTKYAEGSVYIEVGDTRVICNVSIEDKVPIFLRGKGEGWITCEYNMLPRATQIRKIRDITRGKIDGRTMEIQRLIGRVLRSVVDLKALGEKTLWIDCDVIQADGGTRTTAITGAFIAIVDAVNKLHRKKNFKVYPIRKYLSAISVGIVNNEKLLDLCYAEDSNAQVDMNIAMTDDGEFVEIQGTGEEKPFSRKDLNQLMDLGENGIKKMIEIEKRSLKMDALWIGTGDKK